One genomic region from Zalophus californianus isolate mZalCal1 chromosome 14, mZalCal1.pri.v2, whole genome shotgun sequence encodes:
- the LOC113912836 gene encoding coiled-coil-helix-coiled-coil-helix domain-containing protein 2-like → MPRGSRSRTSRMAPPASRAPQMRVAPRPAPAAQPPAAAPPAAVGSPAAVPRQPGLMVQMATTAAGVAVGSAVGHTIGHAITGGFSGGGNAEPPRPDITYQEPQETQPAYQEQQQFGPCHYEMKQFLECAQNQGDLKHCEGFSEVLKQCRFANGLA, encoded by the coding sequence ATGCCGCGTGGAAGTCGGAGCCGCACCTCCCGCATGGCCCCTCCGGCCAGCCGGGCACCTCAGATGAGAGTGGCACCTAGACCAGCGCCAGCAGCTCAGCCTCCGGCAGCGGCTCCACCAGCTGCTGTTGGCTCACCTGCTGCTGTGCCCCGGCAGCCAGGGCTCATGGTCCAGATGGCAACCACTGCAGCTGGCGTGGCTGTGGGCTCTGCTGTCGGGCACACGATAGGTCATGCCATCACTGGGGGCTTCAGTGGAGGAGGCAATGCTGAGCCTCCAAGGCCTGACATCACTTACCAGGAGCCTCAGGAAACCCAGCCAGCATACCAGGAGCAGCAGCAGTTTGGCCCATGCCACTATGAGATGAAACAGTTTCTGGAGTGTGCCCAGAACCAGGGTGACCTGAAGCATTGTGAAGGTTTCAGCGAGGTGCTGAAACAGTGCAGATTTGCAAATGGATTAGCCTAA